A single window of Candidatus Omnitrophota bacterium DNA harbors:
- a CDS encoding glycosyltransferase family 1 protein, whose amino-acid sequence MMRIALLFNGSRADTVGYYFLRACRQLGIAADHWQVTEGPPAPPGYELYLRVDHGDDYLAPLPAHVRPRVFVVSDTHLPRSWKKIQRMAPHYDMMFCAQSVASGALPNGAWLPFGCDSALHAPRAGPQTWDLAFVGTEGAAPRKFILQALRERYPNSYLSTARHDEMASIYSRARLGFNFSIANEINMRVFEVLATRTCLVTNALPAIELSRLGLRPGEHFMMYHGLEQLFPAIDALLADPARRGQLASAGFEAVTARHTYVHRIRQLLEESARRGLINFPAIERPTSIINHQSSIENPS is encoded by the coding sequence ATGATGCGTATCGCGCTGTTGTTTAACGGGTCTCGGGCTGACACCGTTGGCTACTACTTTCTCCGGGCCTGCCGGCAGCTGGGGATCGCGGCCGATCATTGGCAGGTCACCGAGGGGCCGCCCGCACCACCGGGATATGAGTTGTATCTTCGGGTCGACCACGGCGATGACTACCTCGCGCCGCTTCCGGCGCACGTCCGCCCGCGGGTTTTCGTGGTCAGCGACACCCATCTGCCGCGCAGCTGGAAAAAAATCCAGCGGATGGCGCCGCACTATGACATGATGTTCTGCGCGCAGTCCGTGGCCTCAGGAGCGCTTCCGAACGGGGCCTGGCTGCCGTTTGGGTGCGACTCGGCACTGCACGCTCCGAGGGCCGGACCGCAGACGTGGGACCTGGCGTTTGTCGGCACGGAGGGGGCCGCACCCAGAAAATTCATTCTCCAAGCGCTCCGGGAGCGGTATCCCAACAGCTACCTGAGCACCGCACGGCATGACGAGATGGCCTCGATCTACAGCCGGGCGCGTCTGGGGTTTAACTTTTCGATCGCGAATGAGATCAACATGCGCGTTTTTGAAGTCCTGGCCACGAGAACCTGTTTAGTGACGAATGCGCTCCCCGCCATTGAGCTCTCGCGCCTTGGCCTGAGGCCCGGCGAGCATTTCATGATGTATCACGGGCTTGAGCAATTGTTCCCCGCCATTGATGCGCTCTTGGCGGACCCGGCTCGGCGCGGCCAGCTGGCGAGCGCGGGCTTCGAGGCGGTAACCGCGCGCCACACCTATGTCCACCGGATTCGGCAACTCCTGGAGGAGTCAGCCCGCCGCGGGCTGATCAACTTTCCAGCTATCGAACGTCCAACATCAATCATCAATCATCAATCGTCAATCGAAAATCCGTCATGA
- a CDS encoding NAD-dependent epimerase/dehydratase family protein: MRILVTGGAGFIGSHLVDALVREGHAVRVLDNFEPQVHGAQRPDYLNAAAEYVAGDVRDRAILRKELRANVVVFHEAALLGVGQSMYDIERYVSINALGTATLLDVIVNDRLPLKKLIVASSMSIYGEGQYRCQGCGPIAPSLRDDAQLRAHAWEMRCPSCGQPAEPSPTPERKPLMPTSVYAVSKRDQEELCLSVGRSYHVPTVALRYFNVYGSRQALSNPYTGVAAIFSARIKNRHRPLMFEDGNQTRDFIHVRDIVQANLLVMREARADHQVFNVGTGQPVSIGQVARQLAAQYRIPVEPETTLKFRAGDIRHCYADIASLSALGFRPTVTFDEGLRELVAWGAQVAAEDRVEHAAQELTARGLTQG; encoded by the coding sequence ATGAGAATTTTAGTCACCGGAGGCGCTGGTTTCATCGGTTCCCATCTTGTCGATGCCTTAGTCCGAGAAGGCCATGCGGTGCGGGTCTTGGATAATTTCGAGCCGCAGGTCCATGGCGCGCAGCGCCCGGACTACCTCAATGCAGCAGCGGAGTATGTGGCAGGCGACGTCCGCGACCGGGCGATCCTTCGGAAGGAGCTGCGGGCGAACGTTGTGGTCTTCCATGAGGCAGCGCTGTTGGGGGTGGGGCAGTCGATGTACGACATCGAGCGGTATGTCTCGATCAACGCGCTGGGAACCGCGACACTGCTCGATGTCATCGTGAATGACCGCCTGCCGCTGAAGAAGCTGATCGTGGCCAGCTCGATGAGCATCTACGGGGAAGGGCAGTACCGGTGTCAAGGGTGCGGGCCGATCGCCCCGTCGCTTCGGGACGACGCGCAGCTGCGAGCTCATGCGTGGGAGATGCGGTGCCCCTCCTGCGGGCAGCCGGCCGAGCCGTCGCCAACACCGGAGCGCAAACCGTTGATGCCCACGTCGGTCTATGCGGTCTCAAAACGCGACCAGGAGGAGCTGTGCCTGTCGGTGGGCCGCAGCTATCATGTGCCGACGGTGGCCTTGCGGTACTTCAATGTGTACGGCAGCCGGCAGGCGCTCTCCAATCCCTACACCGGGGTGGCCGCGATCTTCTCGGCTCGCATCAAAAACCGCCACCGCCCGCTGATGTTCGAGGATGGGAACCAGACGCGCGATTTCATCCACGTCCGCGACATCGTCCAGGCGAACCTGCTGGTTATGCGCGAGGCGCGCGCGGATCACCAGGTGTTCAATGTCGGCACAGGGCAGCCGGTGTCCATCGGGCAGGTCGCGCGGCAATTGGCCGCGCAGTACCGTATTCCGGTCGAGCCGGAGACCACGCTCAAGTTCCGCGCCGGCGATATCCGCCACTGCTACGCGGATATTGCCTCCCTGTCGGCGTTGGGTTTTCGTCCGACGGTGACGTTTGACGAGGGGTTGCGCGAGCTCGTCGCGTGGGGCGCTCAGGTTGCGGCGGAGGATCGCGTGGAGCACGCCGCGCAGGAGTTGACCGCGCGAGGATTGACTCAAGGTTAA
- a CDS encoding glycosyltransferase family 2 protein, with protein MNQPVCDLVLCSWNHLEETKPCLESLLEATRVPSRLFIVDNGSEPDVRAFLAAVQPRGAIKEIVVIQNEMNEGFPRAMNRGLKASAAPFVVILNNDLRFTVGWLQEMIEVATANPHLGVINPASNTLGNVPSKGVSLQAHADRLRQSRAGQYTEVGMCIGFCMLVKRELFEKIGGFNEQVERIFFEDEDFCMRAAQAGSLCVVAEGAYVYHAEHQTVRKMPEREALFARNREWCRAQWGRRLRLAWPRFSPLVPGSPELKQWLEEMIAWARHRTYVYAYCPIPSGVTTRAIFESVGLIPHADIHWRAIPARLAPAAAAVWILRRSKKRFDMIAAPSRGWSRLMQAAHWWHRAAVIPAEDPAQLKTAWKTKSRSPWSF; from the coding sequence ATGAATCAACCAGTCTGCGATTTAGTGCTATGCAGTTGGAACCATCTCGAGGAAACGAAGCCGTGCCTTGAGAGCCTGCTCGAGGCCACGCGCGTGCCGTCCCGCCTCTTCATCGTGGATAACGGCAGCGAGCCGGATGTCCGCGCCTTTTTGGCGGCGGTTCAACCCCGCGGGGCGATCAAGGAGATTGTGGTGATTCAGAATGAAATGAATGAAGGGTTCCCGCGAGCCATGAACCGGGGACTCAAGGCCTCCGCCGCTCCCTTTGTCGTCATTTTGAATAACGATTTGCGTTTTACCGTCGGCTGGCTACAGGAGATGATCGAGGTGGCGACAGCGAATCCGCACCTTGGCGTGATCAATCCGGCCAGCAATACCCTTGGGAACGTTCCATCGAAAGGCGTCTCGCTGCAGGCACATGCCGATCGCTTGCGCCAGAGCCGAGCCGGGCAGTACACCGAAGTCGGGATGTGCATCGGCTTTTGCATGTTGGTGAAGCGCGAGCTGTTCGAGAAAATCGGAGGCTTCAACGAGCAGGTGGAGCGGATTTTCTTCGAGGATGAAGATTTTTGCATGCGAGCCGCTCAGGCCGGCTCCCTGTGCGTTGTGGCCGAAGGGGCGTATGTCTATCATGCGGAGCATCAGACGGTGCGAAAGATGCCGGAGCGGGAAGCCCTCTTCGCCCGCAACCGGGAGTGGTGCCGGGCGCAATGGGGACGCCGATTGCGATTGGCCTGGCCGCGGTTTTCCCCTCTCGTCCCAGGCTCGCCGGAGCTGAAGCAGTGGTTGGAGGAGATGATTGCCTGGGCGCGGCACCGCACCTACGTCTATGCCTATTGTCCCATCCCCTCGGGCGTGACGACACGCGCGATCTTTGAGTCGGTGGGGCTCATCCCGCATGCGGACATCCACTGGCGCGCGATTCCGGCCAGGCTGGCTCCTGCGGCCGCGGCGGTGTGGATTTTACGGCGGTCAAAGAAGCGATTTGACATGATCGCCGCTCCCTCAAGGGGATGGAGCCGGCTCATGCAGGCGGCCCACTGGTGGCATCGCGCGGCCGTGATCCCAGCAGAAGACCCCGCCCAATTGAAAACCGCATGGAAAACAAAATCCCGCTCTCCGTGGTCGTTCTAG